The Candidatus Eisenbacteria bacterium sequence TTGGAGAAGCGTAGACTTCCGCGCCCAGGAGATGTATGAGGCTCTTCCTGGCACTCTTCCAGTTGTAGACTGCTCTGACCCAATAGACGGTGCACCGCAGACCCGCGAGGCTCGCCGCGTACGCCAGCGCTGTTCCCCACTGGCCGGCGCCCGTCTCGGTGGTCAACCGCTCGTAGCCTGCCTCTCTCGCATAGAAAGCCTGTGCCAGTGCGGTGTTGACCTTGTGACTCCCCGTCGGGCTGTAGAACTCGGCTTTGTAGTAGAGACGAGCAGGCGTGCCGAGGTGCTTCTCGAGGGAAAGCGCCCTGAAGAGCTGTCTCGGCCTGCCAGCCTGCGCATACAAAGAAAGGAGTTCGTGCGGGATGTCTATCCAGCGCTCCGTGGACATCTCCTGCTTCAAGCACTCTGCGAGAAGCATCTCCGGAAGCGCGCGGAGTCTTGATTCGCCGCTTTCAGGATCCTTTGGTGGCGGAAAGTCACCCGGCAGGTCGGCCAAGATGTTGTACCACTTGGTTGGCATGTCTTCGACCGGAAGTGCGTACTGTCTCACAATGTTCTTCGCGACTTTTACGGGACGAGCCGGCTTCGTCATCGTTTTCCTTGTGACCTTGCCTTTCTTCGTCTTCTTCTTGTCGGTCTTCTTGCCTCTCACAGCTTTCTTGGCTCTCGTGGTCCTGCCCTTATTCACACTGCGCGCACGTTTCTTTGCAGCCATTTGGTTTCCTCCTGGGATGGCCGGATAGTCTACTCGACGGCTCTATCTCACTGTTCAAACAGCCTCCGCGTATTCACACAGTTTCTATCACACGACCTCTGGATAATCAAGGCTCTCGTCTTCTCCGTCCCGCTCTTCTTAGAAAATCTCTTTCTTCGTTAGTGAGACTGTCGATTCCGTCCCTGCTTATCTTGTCAAGTATGGCGTCAACTCTCTCTCTTTCCTTTGCCTCCTCTTCGTCGCGAAACTTCAGTACCTTCAACTTCCTTTGCCGGGTGCTCCTCGCCAACACGCGGCGGATTCCGTGTCCGAACGTTTCCTTCTTGAGATAGACGTAGCCGAACAACAACCCCCCCAGATGAGCGAATCTCGCGATTCCGTCGGCCCCGGGAGTCGCGACGGCCAACAGTTCGATCGCTCCGAGTATCAGAACAAGGTACTTCGCCTTTATGGGAAACAGAAAGTACAGATATATGTACCTGTCCGGGTACGTCATGCCGTACGCGAGGAGAAGTCCGAATATCGCACCCGACGCGCCGATCGTCGGCACGGACGAAGGAAACATGAAAACACAGTTTGTGATTCCTGCGCCGATCCCCGTCACGAAATAGTACTTCAAGAACTCGGAAGAGCCCCAGTAGTTCTCTATCTCGCGGCCGAACATCCAGAG is a genomic window containing:
- a CDS encoding rhomboid family intramembrane serine protease, with protein sequence MSYYSTRSVLFGGRTASVTTKLVIINVVVFVLQILFLNRFLGYLGLVPSLAVGKFWLWQFVTYMFLHGGFFHLFFNMLVLWMFGREIENYWGSSEFLKYYFVTGIGAGITNCVFMFPSSVPTIGASGAIFGLLLAYGMTYPDRYIYLYFLFPIKAKYLVLILGAIELLAVATPGADGIARFAHLGGLLFGYVYLKKETFGHGIRRVLARSTRQRKLKVLKFRDEEEAKERERVDAILDKISRDGIDSLTNEERDFLRRAGRRRREP